The sequence GATGCAACAGGTAGAGTACGGATATATGGAGATCAGATAGATATAGGTGCTTATGAATGGAATCCCTGGGGATCAGATGCTATCGAAGATGAGCTAACATATAATGATCCTGATCTGATAGTTTATCCCAATCCGGCTTATGTGAGTGATTTAAGAGAGACAGGGCTTAATATCTGGTGGCAGAATACAAGTAGAGAATATATAAAATCCGCTGAATTGTGCATTTATAATATTAGTGGGCGGAAGGTTTATGAATGCGGGATAGAGATCAATAATCAGAGTGGAATCACTACCAATTGGGATTTCCGTAATAAATATGGCACAGAGGTGGCATCGGCACTTTATATAGTAAGGATAAA comes from Candidatus Stygibacter australis and encodes:
- a CDS encoding T9SS type A sorting domain-containing protein, translating into DATGRVRIYGDQIDIGAYEWNPWGSDAIEDELTYNDPDLIVYPNPAYVSDLRETGLNIWWQNTSREYIKSAELCIYNISGRKVYECGIEINNQSGITTNWDFRNKYGTEVASALYIVRIKINGSIVGQQKVMVIK